AGCATCAGTTTCAAGAATGTGACATGCTGTTAAACCACAGCCGTGTAAGCTTGCGGCTGCTGAGACTTTCCAAAGACGAAAGTTTCACTTTTCAAAGGAAAACATGGCACCGTGAAGCTGTAGAGACATAAGGTGAATGGTGTTGATCGGCCCCAAGAAACGTTCTCTCCCAAAGAACACCTCTTATGCGTGAGTGTGTtccagagcagggcagggagaTATACCAGAATGGGCTGAATTTACAAGATTCCAGTGATGATACACAGTGCCTACCTGTGAGTAACTTttcaggagatggagagagaggacaGTTGGGCAGAGTCCAATGTCAGCGTGCAGCATCGTGGAGACTGGGGAGCACTGGGGAACATCTCAGAGCATTACCCCAGAAGCCAGGTCAAGGGGACGGTCAGCATGGCACAGCTGTGAGAGGTATGGGGGTGCGAGAGCAGACGCAGGACTCGGGAGCCACGAGCACCAGGTCACAGGGCAGGAGAGAGGTCTTCCAGCATCAGCATAGAGGTTCCGTGTCTGAGGACACGCGTCAGACTCCACAGGTCCCACCTCATTTGACTCAGAGCTTAGGTGGAATGATCACCAAGGACTGCTGAATGCCTCTGAAAAAAGCTGTCAGGATGTCCCATCTCCCTAGATTGGAGTTCATctgtatttcaaagtaaaataagaaTCTGAGCAATTGAAGTGATACAGAATCAAGTCTCAGGCTCTAGTTGTCTCAGGTTTTCCTTACGTGGTCCtaacatttcctttcttcttgcttaccctcctctgtccttcagagCAGGTCTGAACCTGAATTTACTATAGCAGTCCTTTCACCGTTGGAAGGAAGGTGGGGCCCCCACAACCTCTCTATAAACATTCCTGGTTCCTCACACAGTGCTTTTGTGAGGTGGCTTCTAGGCCTGGTGAGGGTCATCTGAACACGAACTAGTATGCCTATATATGTTGAAAAGTATAGGCCCCACTCCCAAAAAACAGAGCCATTTCTCAAGGATGGTGAAAGCAACATAGGCAGTATGTGGACAAGGCTTGAAACTAGAGCTAGCTGACCTCAGATTCACAGCGGATGGTGGCTGCTTCTGAAACTAAAAGATGGTACAGATCAAAGATCAACCCAGCCAGGGTGACCCTCCCGGAGGGGCCTAACAGCCGCGACCAGGCCTGAGACTGAGGCTAAGCCATGGGTGATTGTGGCCTCTTGCTGTCTGGGGTAAAAGCAGGCCCTGGGCCAGAGTCTGTGGACCCTGGATTTCATGGACACTGGTGGGGAAACCACGGGGTGCTGAGCTTGGCATAGCAGGGAGAAGCCCGCCCCCTTGTGGACCTCTGGTGGGTGGCAGGATGCAAAAAGCACCCTGAAAGCTCCAAGATGAGGGTTCTGAGAGGAGCAGCCACTTCCTGTCTCTGCTCCCATTTCCCCAGTTGCCTGCAGTCTCCTGATCTGGACTGTCCCAGGACAGAGAGTGTTGGTGGGGGACACAAAGGGAAGTTAGGAGGTGGACACTCCTGGACCTAGCCATctgtaagagaaagagagaaatcaggCAGGTGTTATTAGAtgttgggagaaaaagaaagaaggaaaaggcagcagGAGGTCcttcctggttctgccacttcctGGGTGGCCCCGGGCAAGTTAcagtccctctctgggccttctgGGGCTACTCTGATGAAGGCTATAATCCCGATGGATGTCCTGCTTTATGGACTAAACTGGAAGTCTTCACATGCCAGTCTTGAGACTAATCTCTCCTTGGTGGCACCATACCCCTGACTGAAGAAGGAATGGGAGGATGCCAGGGCAGGAGGTACATGAGGAAGGGGAAACAGAGGGCCAGCTTGCAGGTTCACCCAAGGCCCAGGAGGGCACAGCACTGTACCAGGCCCCTGGGAGCCCCAAAGAGTCCTTTCTTACAgtggtctccctgcctccccaacTTCGGCCAAGTCTACAACAGTGACCTCCTCCTCCTGAAACGCTTCTCCACTGGGTGACACATGGACGCTGATCCACAGGAGCCTGGGCTGTAAAACACACCTGCCCAGATCACGTGACCCACGCCCATCTAAAGCCACACGGCAGCCCACAAACATTGATCCTgcctcacactcacacacatggaAACCACCTTTACTCAGCACTAAGCACATTATCAAAGAttgtgtttttaatgtattttcgaGATGAATTTCTGTACTAGTCTGTAATCGATGAGTATAATTAGACTAATTGCTCTGGGAAATGCAAGCCAGAAGCACTTTCCTCCAAGCTCTCAGgataaaaaataaaggcagtttttaaaaattaaattatatgataAAATGGCTCAAATTTCTTTCTGCACTATGCTCATAGAGACACACGGTCATGCAGTCACCTAAGACGGTGTTTTGAAACACTGACTGTCCTCTGGCAAAAAGAGAAgtattaaaacactttaaaaatgaccTTGGATAAATTATCGGAAATAATGTCCTCAGGCTAGTGTGTTCCTAACTGGAATGATCCAGGGTGAATGTTATGGGGGGGAGGGTCAGCTTTGTACACCAAGGGACACTAAAGctttgactggaaaaaaaaaacaacaaaactgtaatttctcattaaaaaaacaaaaaggtattATAAGGTTATTATAAGGTATTATAAGTTATTCTGTAAATACCCCTTAAAATATCAGAGGATTCCAACTGAAGTTACAATCCAAGTTTCACCTAAAAAACTAAAGTCAGGTAGAACATGTAACTCTTATTGTAGTCAGAATTCTTTTCAAACACCTATTTAGACCACCCAGTTTTTCTGCAGTGTTGCCAGATTCTAAAAttgtaatgaaaattttaaagtccaAAACCTACAAGCCGTCAGAGGTTCAGTAAGCAGATTGTGccatttcaaaactgaaaatgtgCTTGCATAAGCAAGTCACCGGGCTAACCTTTCTGGATTGAGAGTCTGGCCTTCAGTTCAGGACATGGCTATGCCAGGGTCAGAAATGTGACAAAATTGCGCTTTCGCGGAGGTTAGCCAAGGTTCACAGGGTCATGACTGGGCCATTTTATCAGTCATGTCAGGCTCACACCCTATTGCCTGGCATAGATAAAAACTTTATCTGTCAGTTTGCTAAATCTACTCTTCCTGCCttattttcaataaagaaaaccTGGATTCGCTTATCTAAACCAAAGATTGGCCTTTTCCAATACTGTTTTCCTATGCAACTTCAGAGTAAAGGAAACAGGCCAGTGATTTGGGGTCTTAGTCAATAACTTTGTCTTACCTGAAACTTTAATTTCAGAAAACAGTTCTGGCACTATGTAATACCATGTATTTATTATGTGTATTAAATGTACTGATTATGGTTGAAGGTGTTGTATTAGAAGAGGATCAACtcaaagttttctcttttcaaatttaACTTTCTCTAAAGTAAAGCAAaccccttttcattttttaaattaactttgatAGCTTTTCCAAATACAGAATATAAACTATCATGGAAAAATTTACTAAATTACCTTTGGactaactcacacacacatataatacacattttctaataactattaagagaaaaaaacatgtaaGGTTTCTTCTTCCCAGAAAATAGATAGGCACAGATGACAAAGTCATGCCTGTAGACATTAGAAATCTagttaaatatatgaatataacaCCAGTGAGTTTTTTCTCACAGGAATATTAAATGCAAGACGAGCaccttcagattttattttatttggaaactatccaaattcattattttaatatttaaagactGTAGTACTGTAGAAGAGAcacataaatattataatatacatttagaaattaaatataatcAAATCAACATGACACTAGGTAAAAATGCCTCTGTACACTTCAAATAAGTCTGAGGTCTGGGCTTTCCAGCCCATCAGATTTCCCCCTGGAAACGGGTGAACCTGGCTGGGAGATCGTCCACAGGATACACAGTGGGACTCGTTTTCATTGTAGGAGGTCCATTTAGAAGCTGCCAGTCACAATGCCTGGCCAGCTCCACTgtaaatattttgagaagaatTTTTGCAAACTCTTTGCCTACACAGCTCCTAAGGCCTCCTCCAAATGGAATGAAGCTGAACCTGGATGCATCCTCTGGGTGAGGCAGCAGAAAGCGGTCAGGATTGAATTCCTCCTTGTTGCTGAAGATATCAGCGACATCATGAGTATCGCAGATACTGTAGATTACATTCCAGCCTTTGGGAATCTGGTATCCCTGCAAAAGATTATGATGTCCAAAGGGCTGACGAACTGAAATTCAGCTGtcaacagggaagaaaaaaaatctaacacaTATATCCTTGGAGGAGTTATGagttgaaagaaaaggaagacagagaggtggagagagaaaaaaacagactttCAGGGGCAGGGCAATGTCATCAAAAGAAATTTAAGTCAAAGCACAGGAAACAAAGGGAGATTTGAAACTACTACGCAAAAGGTAGGGGCGGGTGAGAGAGAACTTTTAACTTACATTTAATTCAAAAGTCTTAAGGGCAACCCGAAACCCTCCTGGAACTGGGGGGTTCAGTCGAAGGGTCTCTTTAATAACACACCCAATGTACTTAAGCTGTTCCAAAATTTCCACGTCCAACTTGTTGTCTTGATTGCCTTTGCAAAGTAAACCCTATCAAAACAGTCACACAGAGTGAACGGTTATTCTGCGCTCCAATAAAATCAGTCCAGCAGACGTAAACAGGGCTTAAGTGGCGGCTGGACCCAAAGAGCCTCGTGATCCCAGAGCGTGAGGGGGAAACAAGGAGCAGCTAGTGACCATTTGCCTCCACCCCTGGACCCAAACCATTGTTTACAATTCCAAGATAATGCAGCTCACCAGTTAGAACAGCCAagtttctccccctcccccagtccccaCCAAGGCTGCTGGCTGCCACCGCAACCCCCTAGGGGTTCCCCATTCATGTCCTTGAACACACAGATCCAAGAAAGTCTGAAAATCTCCAAGGATCCACCAAAAGTGGAGAAGAAACACAAGGTTGAACCCTGCCGGAGTGGGATCACAGCCCAAGGTTCCCTCCTTCTTATTCACACAGCTAATTCTCTTTCCCATCATCCAACCCACCCACCCTTGACCCTGTACTTCCCAGATACTCAAGGTAGGCAGCACACTTAACTATTGGGAACTTGGCTAGAGAGCTGCTGAGGTTTTCAGCTAAtagccaccaccaccccctccccaactcaTGCgaacaccccacccccaccgccagaTCCCCTACCTTATTCTTCAGCTCCTCTCGAACTTTCTGGAGAACATGTGGGTAGAGCCCCAAGTAAGTGATCAGAGACGTAGCTGCACTGGCCGTGGTTTCATGCCCTCCAAAGAGGAGTTCTGTTGAAGATTGCTTTAATGCCTACAAGTGGATTAAGACCAACGTTTTGACAAGTCTGCATGCAATTTTACAGAGCAACCACTCAGAATAGAACTGAGGATTCAGGAGGGAAGATGAGAAGGGCTGAAAATTGGCTGACAGAAAATCCATTTaaacaaaatgctaaaaaaataaaataaaataaacaaaatgctaAGGCCCTTTAGTTCAGCTAGAGCACGGAAGTCCAGTAAGTTCCCACTCTCCTTGGAACTCTTAAAGCGTTAGCTGTATTAAAGTCACCCAACATTACTCACATCTTGCAAATTCCAACTTTCCCTTTAAAACCTGAAAGGGATGGGCAACAAGGCCTCTCCCCAGAGCTCTGCAGACCCGGTATCTCAACCtctgggtccagtccctggggtctgggAGGGCTTCTCACTTTGGGAACCCGGGCCCCTCTGCGCGCACTTTGGAGACCCTAGGACCTGCTTTTGGGAAGCCAGGGGATCAAACTTCGCCGTGCTGCTCCTGAAACTGCGGCTCACCTGCATGTCcagcttctctcctctctcccacgAGTGCTCGATCAACAGCTGCAGGGCATCTTTGCGGCCCCCGCCCGCCTCCGCCGCCCGCAGCCTGCGGATCTTGGCGCGAATGTTCTCCTCGATGCGCGCGTGGATGAGGTCGCGCGCCTTCAGGCCCTGAGCGCAGAGAGCGCACCGTGGTGAGCAGAAGTCCGGATCCCATGACCCCGGAGCCCTAGCTCCGAACCCTACAAGGCGCTCTTACCCGGTACAGTCCGCTGAAGGGCACGTCTATGGGCAACGAGAAGAGATTGCGGGTCATTTCCTCGAAGGCCTCTACCAGCTGCTGCTCGTCTTCCCCGCCGCTCGCCACTCGGGACTCGCAGCCCAGCAGGATGCGCATGGCGATGCGGAACATAAGGCGCTTCACCTGGGGATAGACCAGGAGGCCGCGCTCGCCGCAGCTCAGCCACTGCTCCAAGTAGTTGCCCACTTCCTCGGCGATCACTGGCACGTAGCACTGAAGGGCCTCGCGGCTGAAGGCCTGCATAATCACCTGAACTCCGAGGAGGGAAGAGTGTTAAAGCCGGGCTCCACCCGCCTCTCTTGCCTTCCAGGGTCTCCTTCCAGACATCTACAACCCCACCAGATCCAAAGCACTTCCTGGTTGGGAAAGTTACACTGGGTTTGAGAGGGTCCCAGCCGATGCCTTATGCAGCTGGCTCCCGCCCAGCACCTATCTGCCCGAACCCCTTACTCGAATCGGGTCCCACTTCCTGTCCAGGCGCCgccacccctccctcaccttcttgCGCTGCTTGTGCGAGGAGTCGTGCAGGTTAGAGAGGCACCCAGAACCCAGGATGGTGCGCACTGACGCGGGCCAGTGGACGGACACCAGCCGGTGCTCTCCGAGCAAAATGCGCCGCACGTTGTCCGCTCCCATCACCCGCACCGTGGGCCGCCCGAACAGATGCGTCTTGTAGATGAAGCCGTATTTCCTGCGCTTCATCTGCAGGAACTTCCTTCGCTGCGAGAGGAAAGCGGAGGAGAGAGGCGGGCGTGAGGGGGCGCCGGGGAGCGCGGAGCCTCCCTCCGGTCCTGATCCTAGCCCCCGTCACCTCCCTCCCGGGGGGCGCTTCAGTGGAAGTCTGGAGCCGAGTCGGGCTCGGGAGAATCGTCCAATCCCGCCCCAAGCTCCTTTACCTgtagcaccatctgcagtgtttccCCAAAGAAGGGGAAGCCCATCGTTCCGGGAGGCAAAGGGAGGGCAGAGCTGCGGTCCCGGCTGCTCACGCAGTACAAGTCCCAGAGCTTGATCGCGGCCAGGAAGAGCAGCAGCGGTAGCACGAAGGTGCACAGAGCGCTGGCCAGCAGTGCCGGGAGCCCCATGGCGCGCCGCGACCTCCCGCGCCACCTGCCGCCACCCTCAGCGCTCTGGATCCCGCCGCGCGCCCGCTTTATAGGCGGCCCAGGTTGCTGCCCACGTTACCTTAGACAAATTAGTTCACCCAAAGTTCATCTTTAATTGCGGATTGGGCCCCTGGCTCCTCCCCCCGCGAGGCGCTGCCCAAATCTTTAACCGTTTGTTCCGCGCCGAGGCAGAGGCGGCGCCGTGGCGGCTTCTCTCGGAGCGCGCCTCCTGGGGCGCCCGGCTAGGAGCAGCCTGCTGCCCCCATTCAAAGTGTGCGGGGCTCCCGGACGGCGGCAGGGACTCCGGCGAGCGGAAACTCCACGCCCCGTGGCTCCTTGGCGGTCTCTTCGGAATCCCTCCCGCCGGGCCCGACGGGCGGTCCCAGCCCAGAGCAGCTTGCACCCGCTTTCTGTTTTACAGGGCCCCCTTCCACCTGCAGAGGAAGTAAAGGGGAGTGCGTTCAGGGGTCTTCAGCTGCCTTGTCccacaggtggggaaactgaggtccagaatgCAGAGCAAAACGCAGGCCTCCTGACTTCCAGAGACCTCACAGAAGAGCCCAGGGCCAGGACCCAAGTGAGAGTTGCGGGGAGTCACGACCAGCTGACCACTAATTCCCAGCTCCCCAAACCCCTCGAGGCTCACAGTCATGAAATCTTGGAAGGTCCTACTTAAAGGTACAAGAGAGCCCCCAGATCCTCAGGACTCCTGGTGCAGCCCTGCTCAAGTCTGAGCCCTGACTCTTGACTCCCTAGCCCGGGAACGCAGGGGCAATTCATCTGCGGCTCAGCGGCAAACAGCGCTCTGCAATCCGGCCAAAGTCGGATTCCGAGGGCCCTGGGGTTAGCAGCTCCAGCTAGGCAGAAGGGAAGAGGGTCCTTAATCCTGGCAGGATAAAGACACTGAGATGCAGGAGGATGGATGGAAAGCTCAGAGTTTGGGCTCTGAGTCCCAGATCCACCTCTACTTgaatgatcttgggcaagtcaccgcACATCCTTGAGCCCGTTTCCTCCTCCTTGATGTGGAGGTGATCTTTCCTGACCAGTCTACACGTCCGGATTGTTGTGAGTTTCCAAAAGGGGCTTGTGGTTGCACATACTCTCCCCAGTCCCAGGCACGCTAGGGTACCTTACCGGGGTGACCTGGGCTCTCCAGCTCCCACCCGGCAGAAATCCACCCAGCAGAGAGGGAGTGCTGGGTCCTAAACCCAGGCCTCTGCCGGCCGCTGATTAAGAGTGTTGAGAGAATCGTCACTGGAAAGTGGGTCTTCTGGCCATTGCCCCCCTATACAATTGGCTGCTCCTGCAGCCACAGCCTGGGGCTCGGACACTGCGGGAAGCGCACGTGCGCTCTCCCCGTTTCCAACCCGGTCGAGCCAGTGGGACAGGGTCCGAACTGCCTCGGACCAGTCAGGGCCACTCGCTCCCTCGATTTCAACGCTGAACCCACCAGTCGCGCCGAAAACGAAACAATGATGTATAAGTTTGTTTAAAACCGAAGACCGGCTCTCACAGGAGCGAGCCTCATGCCTTGGAAAGCGTCCCTTGGAGGTGGAAAACACTTTGATCCTGAGAGCTGTTTAGTTAAATACGCGACCTTCCCGCAGTGGTTCCCCAACCCGGCGGGTCGGGCAATGTCTGCGGGGTCGCCGGGACCTCACCCTCGCAGAAACTTTCCACGCCTGGTTAGCCGCAGGATGTCTTTCGGAGAATCGGCGTCTCACCATAACACTACATTGGTGTTTCAGAGGCTCCAGGGAAGAGTCTGTCCCAAAATCGTTTCTTCAAATGAACTGACaactgtaaacagtgacagaccacTTGGGGCACCGGCTGGAACCGGGGCGAGACGCGCTGGAGGTAATTCTCAGAAACCCCAGGCCCGCCCCTTTCTGGACGGTGCCTCCGGCCGGTGAGCAAAGCAGGCCAGCGGGGGCGTGACCTGGGGCCCAGTCCCAGTCCTCCGGCCTGACCCGCCTGTGACCCCTGCGGGCCGGACCGTGACATCTGAGTGAACTCTGCAGGGCCATCTCGCCAAGTTCAGCGCGCGCCGGGTCACAAGATGAGCGGGGCCTGCCCGCTGGAAATCGCCACCAAGGGGAAAAATCTTTTACTCTATCTGCCATCCAGCCCCGCTTGGGCGACAGGGGGAAAGGATTAAATGGGATAGTGAAGAGCACTAAAGAGCATCTTCAAGAGGGGAAGGGTCAGTAAATGACCAACCCAATAAGAACTTTGATCTAGAAACCTTGCCAGGCTTTCTTGGGTGCTGGTGGGTAGGGAGAGGGCTTGGTTCgctggaaaacaaaataatgtttctaagATGTTTACAAAACAAACTGGTGCGAAGgactggcaggggtggggagtagCTCTTTGCTGGGCAGGGAGGTAAGCTCCTGAGTGGGGTCAGCTGAAGCACCCTCCCCCACTTTTCTCCCCTCAACACTTTCTTCCCTTGTCTTGAGCACTGATTCCCACCTTCGGTTCTAAACCTGCTGTACTCTCTGCTTGAGGCTCTTCTATCCCGGGACATCCCTGGCTGGTTCCTTCCAAAGTCGAATGCCACTCTTTCCGGGCCCCAGCCGGCCCAGCAGAGCTGCCAGGCACCTGTACGACAAGCCTGGTTTATTCTCTCCAAACAGCTCTACCATCATCAGAATTATTCTTGCTCGTTTGTTAGTTTATTTACTGTCTCTTTCTTTTGAGAGCATACCAAGTCCAAGAGGGTAAAAATTGCATCTGCTCCTTTCTCAGAGAATCAGGAGAAGCAAAAGCTCTGATTTTTCCTTGAAATGATGAGTCGATGTATCACTGGGAAGTCACAATAAAACTGAAGCTGCCCTTTCAGAGGCTTATAGTTTAGTACAGGCTCCACAGCACGTAAACCAGGTCTCTTGGAACCTGGGAAGTTCAGGCTTATGAGAGCCCTTGCCCCATCTATCTCTCCTCAAATCAGAATCAACCCCAAGCCCTGGTCTTCCCACCACCTCACCCTAGTGGAGCTTCTGGGCTGAGATGTCTCTGCAGTGTCAGGAGCGCCCTGAGGGCAGGCCTCAGATCTACCACTTTCACCGGCTCTGTGGCTCTGGCGCCTGCCTGCAGATCCCATGGCGCCAGGGCCTGTGGTCAGCGGTGGGTGATGAATTGTTGCAGATGGGGGTTAGGACTGTCAATTGAGCTCAGAACGGCCCGCTGTGCTCCTGCTCTTGAGCAACCGGCCCTGCCTAAGCCTGATGCTTCCCCTTCCCTTCTGGCCCCAGGATCCACCTTAAGCCTAAGGTCAGGAGGGCACTTTCTGGTTCCTTCTGGTTCACTAAAGGGTCAGCTCAGGACTTGGCAGCAACTTCTCTGGAAGTTGCTCACCCATCACGTTCAACTGCCCCCAGCCTGTCCAAAGGGGGCCAGCAGGTTACAGTGGGCTGTTAGGGGAAAAAGAGGCTCTTGGTTTAGATTTAAGCACTGTTGGGAACTTTTGTGTTGGAAAGGTCCAGAGCGTCCTTAGGCCAACCTAGGGATCACTATGAAAGGATAAAAGGCCAAGAGCTACATGGTGGCCACAGGCCAGAGACTGGAGCAGGGGGTAAGGGATGGGGTGAAGGAGAGCACTGGCTGAGTGGTCTAGTCTCTGGCCTCAGTCTCTCCTTGTAATGGAGGAGGTTGAAGCAGTAAACCAGGGCATCCCTGCAGTCAGCTATCATCTTGGAGATAATCTGTAGCTCAGTTCCCTGGGGCTATGCTCAAGCAAGGTTCCAGCAGCCTGAGCCCCAGGCTGTCCAGTTCCTAGCCCCTCTCTGGGTATATGAAGGGCAGGCCCTTCCGGGGAGGAGGTCTTTCTTGAGTCTCTGCCACCTCTATCCCACTTTCCCACAGAGGAGCAGCTGCCCAGCTAAGCTGCAGCCTCCTCACTCAACCACTGCCAGGAAACGATTTCTCGGCCTTCCTGTTTTGGGTACAAATACCCCAAACCTCTCTGATTATGTCTCAACCTCCCATGAAAATAATCCAGCCTTAGAATCCTCCTGGTGTACCTATTCTCTCCTGTATAAATGGAAAGATTATATGCGTTCTTGAActaggaatttttcttttaagaaatcgCCAGTAGAATCCGGTGCTGTTGATCCTGTTTAGAGCCCTGAAAGCGCCCGCAATTCTGGGTTTCTGCCGAGACAGGCAGAGTGGCCAGGGCGCACCTAAAGGAGGCCAGCTGCCTGAAGGCTTTCCGTTGGGCGCCTTCTCAGTGTCTTCCTATGGCCCAAAGCCAGGCCAGAGATGCGCTCCTGGCATCCCCGCTTCCTCGCGACAGTTGCAGGTCCTCCGTCATTCGACGGCCCAatccaccccacctcccctcgACCCATGCCTCCTCCCCCCCTTGAATCCTAGGGGAAATGTTCCCACCATCCCTGCTTTGAAATCCTGGGAAGGGCGTAAGAGACTTGGCCCACCACCTTTCCTCTCTAAGGGTGAGAAGTGCTGGAGGCACCGTCCCACCAGCCAGGACGCTTCTCCAAGTGCAGTGGCGGTGGCTCATGAGTCTCCTccctcagagtcggacacagagCCGCGTTCAGTAACCTTTTGGTGAATGAGAGCGCGCCGGATCCGGCACTGGAGAACGGCAGATGGGCGGCGCCACAAGCGCGCCGCGGCCGCTGGCCAAGCCAGGTTCCACAGCGCAGCAGGTCAGAGGCGTTGCCCATCCTGCGCCGCCGGAGACGCAAGAGGGTGGAAAAAGAGCCGTAGCCCGTCCACCGGGTGCACGATGGGCACGGTCTGCATGGCGGGGAAGGCAGGCGTGGCCAGTTCCCAGCGCGCCGTGCGCACCAGCTCCACCGCGAGCAGCTGGAGCACGGTCTGCGCCAGCTCCTGGCCAAGACAGCTGCGCGCACCGCCGCCGAACGGGATGTAATGAAAGCGGCCGGCGGCGCCCCGCGCATCGTCGCCCGCAGTGCCGAAGCGCTCTGGGTCGAAGCCCTCCGGCGGGCTGCGGTACACTGCGGCCGTCTCGTGCGTGTCTCGGATGCTGTACATCACGTTCCACCCCTTGGGGATCTGGTAGCCCTGCGGGGAGGTGAGGAGACCCGCCTGACCACCAGGCACCCGGAAACCCAGCCCTAACCGATCCTTCACCCGCGGTTCATCAAACAGGCTTCCGAACAGTCAGGGACGTGCGTCTTAACCGGAAGCTAGGAGACGCTTTGCATTCCCGTCTATTTCAGCTCCTTCTCTGGTGAGCTGTGTGACGGTGGCTACATAATCTCTGAGTCTCACTTTCTTAAGAGATCAAGTGAGAACAAAAATGCCCGCTTTGTTGTGAGGATTCAAATAACGGGTCTGACATGTATTAGTGGTCAACATGTATTAGTGGTCAATAAGTGTGCTCTGTTATTGTTCACTGtcttgtctgttttcttctcaCATTAGGAGTGCTGCATGCACCAGCTGCCTGCGTCAGAGCAATGCAAACGACAGCTCCTTTAGGGTTATCTCAATATTTCAGTTCTTTACACTCAACTGAAAACTGCCTCTCTATACTCACTAGCCATGAGCTGTACATAACCTTCAGATCCAGTAGCCACACTCTGAGAAGGTGCATGTGAGGATTAAATTGTTGGAAGGAAGCTTAAAATGATGAAGGCAGCTTTCATGTTCCCTTAGTTCACCTTTTTCAACTATTTCAACTATTCCAGTTTTGAGAGGTCTTCCAGCCCCAACTATCCGGCTTCAGGATAGAACAGGCTTCCCTAGAACAGGCTTCAGGAGAGCCTTGCTCTCAACAGGCAA
This Odocoileus virginianus isolate 20LAN1187 ecotype Illinois unplaced genomic scaffold, Ovbor_1.2 Unplaced_Contig_15, whole genome shotgun sequence DNA region includes the following protein-coding sequences:
- the CYP26A1 gene encoding cytochrome P450 26A1 isoform X1 gives rise to the protein MGLPALLASALCTFVLPLLLFLAAIKLWDLYCVSSRDRSSALPLPPGTMGFPFFGETLQMVLQRRKFLQMKRRKYGFIYKTHLFGRPTVRVMGADNVRRILLGEHRLVSVHWPASVRTILGSGCLSNLHDSSHKQRKKVIMQAFSREALQCYVPVIAEEVGNYLEQWLSCGERGLLVYPQVKRLMFRIAMRILLGCESRVASGGEDEQQLVEAFEEMTRNLFSLPIDVPFSGLYRGLKARDLIHARIEENIRAKIRRLRAAEAGGGRKDALQLLIEHSWERGEKLDMQALKQSSTELLFGGHETTASAATSLITYLGLYPHVLQKVREELKNKGLLCKGNQDNKLDVEILEQLKYIGCVIKETLRLNPPVPGGFRVALKTFELNGYQIPKGWNVIYSICDTHDVADIFSNKEEFNPDRFLLPHPEDASRFSFIPFGGGLRSCVGKEFAKILLKIFTVELARHCDWQLLNGPPTMKTSPTVYPVDDLPARFTRFQGEI
- the CYP26A1 gene encoding cytochrome P450 26A1 isoform X2; amino-acid sequence: MKRRKYGFIYKTHLFGRPTVRVMGADNVRRILLGEHRLVSVHWPASVRTILGSGCLSNLHDSSHKQRKKVIMQAFSREALQCYVPVIAEEVGNYLEQWLSCGERGLLVYPQVKRLMFRIAMRILLGCESRVASGGEDEQQLVEAFEEMTRNLFSLPIDVPFSGLYRGLKARDLIHARIEENIRAKIRRLRAAEAGGGRKDALQLLIEHSWERGEKLDMQALKQSSTELLFGGHETTASAATSLITYLGLYPHVLQKVREELKNKGLLCKGNQDNKLDVEILEQLKYIGCVIKETLRLNPPVPGGFRVALKTFELNGYQIPKGWNVIYSICDTHDVADIFSNKEEFNPDRFLLPHPEDASRFSFIPFGGGLRSCVGKEFAKILLKIFTVELARHCDWQLLNGPPTMKTSPTVYPVDDLPARFTRFQGEI